Proteins from a genomic interval of Plasmodium sp. gorilla clade G2 genome assembly, chromosome: 10:
- a CDS encoding antigen UB05 has translation MASQIQPSRFLDSAIIALFAMIISASFLYMFSEFFMMSHESKLFNNKLSMILSRLFPFKTFEYNLTHILLLTICIIILSLKPESVGSKYGLKDSRKPQGKDDAHKADEDPNRLNRDKKK, from the exons ATGGCGTCACAAATTCAACCATCAAGATTTTTAGATA GTGCAATTATAGCATTATTTGCCATGATAATATCGGCATCCTTCCTTTACATGTTTTCAGAATTTTTTATGATGTCACATGAATCCAAATTGTTTAACAATAAATTAAGTATGATATTATCACGtttatttccttttaaa ACTTTCGAGTACAACTTAACCCACATATTGCTTCTTACCATATGTATCATTATCCTTAGTCTTAa acCTGAAAGTGTAGGCAGCAAATATGGATTAAAGGATAGCAGAAAACCCCAAGGTAAAGATGACGCACACAAGGCTGATGAAGATCCAAATAGATTAAATCGTgacaagaaaaaataa